One stretch of Ictalurus punctatus breed USDA103 chromosome 5, Coco_2.0, whole genome shotgun sequence DNA includes these proteins:
- the nudt18 gene encoding 8-oxo-dGDP phosphatase NUDT18, which translates to MDSVDEDVEEKVEKMLNGEGLEVLDIDAVPDHVQAVTLKKNICYIVSAVIFNSEGQVLMVQEAKRECYGLWYLPAGRMEAGESIHEALRREVKEETGFECEPITMLLVQEQGRQWIRFAFLAKVTGGRLKTPSEADLESLQARWWDREAPLPLRSQDILCLIDAGLRYRQKPWFPVSHPVNLPCSVVCQRQLLIFGCEERIWLLLAKHATDPETRTRFPVTVSQKGYSVKCAGQRLVRECMRSRDHELHVNVHGILGVQHDGRVLGRSDGICFNTLATLERSGEGAELSSLPLLDSKGYTWHEVTDQSLKGKILRRIKDRSFLPMHSL; encoded by the exons ATGGACTCCGTGGACGAAGATGTGGAGGAAAAGGTGGAGAAGATGCTGAACGGAGAAGGGCTAGAGGTTCTCGACATCGATGCTGTGCCTGATCACGTGCAGGCTGTAACcctgaaaaaaaacatctgctaCATAGTGAGCGCTGTCATCTTCAACTCTGAG GGCCAGGTGCTGATGGTGCAGGAAGCGAAGAGGGAGTGTTACGGTCTCTGGTACCTCCCCGCGGGCCGCATGGAGGCGGGTGAGAGCATCCACGAAGCTCTGCGCAGGGAGGTGAAAGAAGAGACGGGGTTTGAGTGTGAGCCAATCACCATGCTGCTGGTGCAGGAACAAGGGCGGCAGTGGATCCGCTTCGCCTTCCTCGCCAAGGTCACAG GGGGCCGCCTGAAGACGCCGTCCGAGGCCGACTTGGAGTCGCTGCAGGCTCGGTGGTGGGACCGCGAGGCTCCTCTTCCTCTGCGCAGCCAGGACATTCTGTGCCTTATCGACGCCGGGCTGAGATATCGTCAGAAGCCTTGGTTCCCCGTTTCTCACCCTGTGAACTTGCCTTGCTCTGTAGTGTGTCAGAGGCAGCTCCTGATCTTCGGCTGCGAGGAGCGAATATGGCTGCTCCTCGCTAAGCACGCGACCGATCCGGAGACGCGGACTCGTTTTCCCGTGACCGTCTCACAGAAAGGGTATTCGGTTAAATGTGCGGGGCAGAGACTCGTCCGAGAGTGCATGCGCTCGAGGGATCACGAGCTGCACGTGAATGTGCACGGGATTCTGGGAGTGCAGCACGACGGCAGAGTCCTGGGCCGGTCGGATGGGATCTGTTTCAATACGCTCGCCACTCTGGAGCGTTCAGGCGAGGGGGCGGAGCTCAGCAGCCTGCCGCTTTTGGACAGCAAGGGATACACATGGCACGAAGTGACCGATCAGAGCCTGAAAGGGAAGATACTGAGGAGGATAAAAGACAGATCGTTCCTGCCCATGCACAGTCTCTAA